In Solimonas sp. K1W22B-7, the DNA window TGACCGAAGCCAACCCGGATGCCAACCGCATCGTCTGGACCCAGAGCAACGGCTACTGGAATGGCGCGGCCTGCGTCACGACCCTGCCGGCGCTGCCGATCGGCAACGGTCCGTCCGGCCTGGTCGGCGACGACCTCACCCCGGCACTGCGCTATGCCCTGGGCGATCGCCGTCCCGGCGAGAACGGCGTGGTGGTGGGCGCGGGCAACCTGCGCATCGGCTTCAGCTGCATCACGGCCGACTACCACAACCCTGCCTTCCCGGCGAACAACGACGTCGATGGCATGACCGTGCTGGTGCTGCCGGTGACCAACGACGTGATCCTGGGATCCTCCAACGATGAGGACGCCACCCAGCTGTGCGCGGCGCTGGAAGCGGTCTTCCAGCTCGGCTCCTCGCCCAACGGCGGCAACGGCGTGGTCACCCAGGTGCTGAGCGCGGTAACGGAGATCGTCAACCCGATCCTGCAGTCGCTGGCCGGCGGCCAGGAGCCGGGCAACGAGGGTCCGATCCCGGTCGATACCATCGTCACCCAACTGCTGACGGCACTTTCGGACCCGCTGACCAGCCAGTTGTTCGCGACTCCGCTGGGCGACCTGGTGGCGCTGCTCGACAACACCATCTATGCACCGGTGCTGTGCGGTGTGGACACCCTGCTGACCGCGATCCTGACGGCCAATCCGGCGGCGATCGGCGACGCGCAGCTTTGCGTCCCCGAGGTCCCGACGTTCCCCTTTCCGTTTCCTGCCCCGTAATTAAGCCCAGGGAAGAACAACAATGAATCGCATGCGCATGCTGTGCGTAACCCTGCTGGGGCTGTTCCCCGCCCTCGCCCTGGCCCAGACGGCGGCTCCGGCCGCCGCCGCGCCGCCCGCACCGGTGGCCACTGCCCCGGCCACCCCTGCCGTGATCGAAGTGCAGGATGACCGCTGGTCGCTATGGCCCTATGTCGGTGCCGTGATATCCGACAAGTCGGATCTCGACTACGGCATCACCGCCGGCGGCCTGGCCACCAAGCCGCTGACCAACCGCATCGTGCTGGAGCTGGGTGGCGACTACAGCAACCTGGAGACCACCAATGCGGGCGACTACGAGCGCATCAGCGGCCGCGCCGGTCTGGAAGCCTTCATCGGCAAGCCTTTCCACGACTCGTCCTGGGACTTCCAGCCCTATATCGCCGGCGGCGTGCACTTCTCCACCGTGGAGTTCCTGGGCGAGCGCACCGGCGCCTGGGGCCCTTACGGCAGCCTCGGCTTCCTGCAGCGCCTCGGCGACCTGACGATGCTCAAGCTTGAGGCCCGCTACCAGCAGGACGAGGTGCAGGAGCAGGGCACGCTGCCCGATGAGAGTTACTACACCTGGCAGGCCTTCGCCGGCCTGCGCATTGCGCTCGGCAAGAAGCCGGGCGACTCCGATGGAGACGGTGTGCCCGACTACCTCGACAAGTGCCCCAACACGCCGCCGGGCGTAGCGGTGTACTCCGACGGTTGCCCGACCGACCTCGACCAGGACGGTGTGCCCGACTACCTCGACAAGTGCCCGGGTACGCCCAAGGGTACGGTGGTCGGTCCGGACGGCTGCCCGGCCGATGCCGACGGCGACGGCGTGCCGAACAACCTCGACAAGTGCCCCAACACGCCGCGCGGCGTGCAGGTGGGCCCGGACGGTTGCCCGATCGACAGCGACGGCGACGGCATCCCCGACGCCTACGACAAGTGCCCCAACACGCCCAAGGGCACCATCGTGGGTCCGGACGGCTGCCCGGCGGCCGACGCCGACGGTGACGGCATCCCCGACTTCATGGACAAGTGCCCGGAGACGCCGAAGGGCGTGGCCGTGGGTCCGGACGGCTGCCCGCTGGATTCCGACGGCGACGGCATCCCCGACTACCTCGACGAGTGCCCGCGCACTCCGCCGGGTGCCAAGGTCCTGCCCAACGGCTGCGCGCTGACCGGCGATTGCCGTACGCCGCGTCCGGGTGAAGCGGTCGACGCCAATGGCTGCGCGCTGGACAAGAACTTCATCCTGCGCGGCGTCAAGTTCGAGTTCGATTCGGACCGCCTGACCGAGCCCGCCAAGCTGATCCTCAACGAGGTGGCCGAGACGCTGAAGGCCTACCCGACGATCAAGGTCGACCTGGAAGGTCACACCGACGCGATCGGTTCGGACAATTACAACCTGGGCCTGTCGGAGCGTCGCGCCAACTCGGTGAAGACCTACCTGTCCGGTCGCGGTACCGAAGCCCGCCGCATGAACCCGGTCGGCTACGGCGAAACCCGCCCGATCGACACCAACGAGACCGAGGAAGGCCGCGAGAACAACCGTCGCGTGGAACTGAAGGTCCTCGAGTAAGCAACAAGCGCTGTAACTCAAAACCCCGCCGGAGCGATCCGGCGGGGTTTTTATGGGCCATCCAACCGGGACCGCTCACCCCGAGTGCCGCGCAGCGGTGTATCGAGGGGCGCGCCGTGCCTCGATACGCACGCTCCGCGGCTACTCGGCATGAACGGTTCAGGGATGCATCGGAGTGCAAAGAATAAGGCCCGCATGGCGGGCCTTGTCCGTCGACACGTCGCGCTGACTCACGACGCTAAGATCCCCATGCCTCAGGGCATGGGTGTGATGGCTTATCGCGGACTGACATTGAGTCAGTCCGCGACCGGGCCATCACATCTACGCTGTTCGCAGCTTTACCACCACCAGCACCTGCCGGTTCTTCACCTGCTGCCCCGCCGTCACGCTGACCGACTCCACGGTCCCCGCCACCGGCAACTGCAGCTGGAACTCCATCTTCATCGCCTCCAGCACCGCCAGGGTCTGGCCCTTCTCGACGCGATCGCCGGGCTTGACGTGCACCGCCACCAGCTTGCCGTCGGAATGCGCCAGCAGGCGGCCGTCGGAGCCGGCCGCGGCGGCCTGTGCCGGAGCCAGCGTGACGTCGCTGTAGCGGTAGCTGGCCCCCTCGGCATCGATCCACACGCTGTCGCCATCGTGGGCGGTGCGCGCCTTGCCCTGCACGCCGTCGCAGACATAGTGGAACTCCTGCTCCAAGTTGCGGCTGACGTCGATCACCCGCTTCTCGCCGCCCTGCGTGATCGTGAAGACGTGGCCGTCGTGCACCAGCACGTCCAGCCGGTACTCCTGCTCGCGCCACTTCAGCCGGTAGTCGGCAGGGGCCTCGTGCGAGCTGTGCCAGCCGATGAACTCGGGCGCCAGACCCTGCTCGCGCGACAGGCGCAAGGCGTCATCCATGTACAGCGCCACCGCTGCCAGCGCCACCTGGTGCGGCGTCGGCTTGCGCGCCGCCACGGCCTCGGCAGGGAAATACTGGCCGATGAAAGCCGTGCTGAAATCACCGGAGGCGAAGGCCTCGTGCGAGATGATGTCGACCAGATAGTCGCGGTTGTTGACCACGCCCAGCAGCGTCGTGTCCCGCAGGGCCTTGAGCAGGCGCTGGCGCGCGGTCTCGCGGTCCTCGCCCCAGGCGATGATCTTGGCCTGCATCGAATCGTAGAACGGACTGATCACCTGGCCGTCGCGCAGGTAGGTATCCACGCGCACGCCGCTGCCCTGGGGGGCGCGCCAGCTCAGCACCCTGCCGGTCTGCGGCAAGTAGTTCTGTTGCGGATCCTCGGCACAGAGACGCACCTCGATGGCCCAGCCGCGCAGGCGCTGCAGGATTTCCTCCTGCGACAGCGGCAGCTTCTCGCCCTGCGCCACGCGCAGCTGCCACTCCACCAGGTCGAGCCCGAAGACCAGTTCGGTCACCGGATGCTCCACCTGCAGGCGCGTGTTCATTTCCAGGAAATAGAACTGGCCATCGCGGGCCAGCATGAACTCGACGGTGCCGGCACCGACGTAGTTCACCGCCTTGGCCGCCGCCACCGCCGCCTCGCCCATGCGGCGGCGCAGCGCCTCGTTCACCGCCGGCGACAGCGCTTCCTCCACCACCTTCTGGTTGCGCCGCTGCACCGAGCAGTCGCGCTCGCCCAGGTAAACGACATTGCCGTAGCGGTCACCGAACACCTGGATCTCGACGTGGCGTGCATCGACCACCGCCTTCTCGATCAGCAGCTGGCCGTTGCCGAAGGCATTGGCGGCCTCGGAACGTGCCGACTGGATGCTGGCCAGCAGTTCGGATGCCTCGTGCACCAGGCGCATGCCGCGGCCGCCGCCGCCGGCGGCCGCCTTGACCATCACCGGCAGGCCGATCATCTTCGACTCGGCCACCAGCAGCTCGTCGGCCTGGTCCTCACCCTGGTAGCCCGGCACGCAGGGCACCTGGGCGGCGAGCATGCGGATCTTGGAAGCAGACTTGTTGCCCATCGCCTCGATCGAATGCGGATCGGGGCCGATGAAGACCAGGCCGGCGTCCTGCACCGCCTGCGCAAAGTCCTCGCGCTCGGACAGGAAGCCGTAGCCGGGATGGATCGCCTCGGCGCCGCTCTGCTTCGCCGCGGCGATGATGTGATCGATGACGAGATACGACTCCTTCACCGGCGCCGGCCCGATGCGCACGGCCTCGTCGGCCTCCAGCACATGCATCGCGTCGCGGTCGGCATCGCTGTAGACCGCGACGGTGCGGTAACCCAGCTGCCTGGCGCCGCGGATCACGCGGACGGCGATTTCGCCACGGTTGGCGACAAGGACCTTGGTGAATCGAGCCATGATGTCTATCTCTGGATTCGTTCTATTGCTTCGCCCAGGCGGGCTGTCTCTTCTGCATGAATGCCGCGATCCCTTCCGGCGCTTCCGGCCCGCGCACGCAGGCGGCGAACTTCTGGGCCGCGTCATCGAGCACCGCATCCATCTCGAGCTTGCCGACGTTGAGCAGGATCTGCTTGGTCAGCGCATTGGCGCGCGGCGCGCAGTTCATCACCTGCGCCAGCGTGTCGCGCAGCCTGCCCTGCAGTTCTTCCTCGCTGGCAAAGCCCTCGTGCACCAAGCCCAGGCGCAATGCCTCGGCGCCACGGAACTGCGCGCCCGTGAGGCACAGGCGGCGCGCCTGGGTCAGGCCGATGCGTTCCACCACGAAAGGCGCGATCTGCGCCGGCGGCAAGCCGCGCGTGGTCTCCGGCATGCCGAACTTCGCTTCCGCATGGGCAAAGGCGATGTCCGAGACACAGGCCAGGCCGAAACCGCCGCCCAGCACCGCACCCTCGCAGACCGCGATCACCACCTGCGGTGCCGCGCTGACCTGGCGCAGCATCACGCCGAAGGAACGGTTCATGCCGACGATGGGATCGACCTCGCCGGGCGCCGGGGGCTTCATGCCGCCGGCCATCATCCCCTTGAGGTCCGCACCGGCGCAGAAGTGGCCGCCGGCGCCGCGCAACACCACCGCACGTACCGCGGACTCGCGGATCGCCTCGAACACGGCACCGATCTCGCCCAGCAGTTCCGGCGTCATCGCGTTGCGCGACTCCGGCCGGTTGAAGGTCATGTGCAGCACGCCGCCTTCGAGATTCAGCAGCA includes these proteins:
- a CDS encoding OmpA family protein, whose product is MNRMRMLCVTLLGLFPALALAQTAAPAAAAPPAPVATAPATPAVIEVQDDRWSLWPYVGAVISDKSDLDYGITAGGLATKPLTNRIVLELGGDYSNLETTNAGDYERISGRAGLEAFIGKPFHDSSWDFQPYIAGGVHFSTVEFLGERTGAWGPYGSLGFLQRLGDLTMLKLEARYQQDEVQEQGTLPDESYYTWQAFAGLRIALGKKPGDSDGDGVPDYLDKCPNTPPGVAVYSDGCPTDLDQDGVPDYLDKCPGTPKGTVVGPDGCPADADGDGVPNNLDKCPNTPRGVQVGPDGCPIDSDGDGIPDAYDKCPNTPKGTIVGPDGCPAADADGDGIPDFMDKCPETPKGVAVGPDGCPLDSDGDGIPDYLDECPRTPPGAKVLPNGCALTGDCRTPRPGEAVDANGCALDKNFILRGVKFEFDSDRLTEPAKLILNEVAETLKAYPTIKVDLEGHTDAIGSDNYNLGLSERRANSVKTYLSGRGTEARRMNPVGYGETRPIDTNETEEGRENNRRVELKVLE
- a CDS encoding acetyl/propionyl/methylcrotonyl-CoA carboxylase subunit alpha encodes the protein MARFTKVLVANRGEIAVRVIRGARQLGYRTVAVYSDADRDAMHVLEADEAVRIGPAPVKESYLVIDHIIAAAKQSGAEAIHPGYGFLSEREDFAQAVQDAGLVFIGPDPHSIEAMGNKSASKIRMLAAQVPCVPGYQGEDQADELLVAESKMIGLPVMVKAAAGGGGRGMRLVHEASELLASIQSARSEAANAFGNGQLLIEKAVVDARHVEIQVFGDRYGNVVYLGERDCSVQRRNQKVVEEALSPAVNEALRRRMGEAAVAAAKAVNYVGAGTVEFMLARDGQFYFLEMNTRLQVEHPVTELVFGLDLVEWQLRVAQGEKLPLSQEEILQRLRGWAIEVRLCAEDPQQNYLPQTGRVLSWRAPQGSGVRVDTYLRDGQVISPFYDSMQAKIIAWGEDRETARQRLLKALRDTTLLGVVNNRDYLVDIISHEAFASGDFSTAFIGQYFPAEAVAARKPTPHQVALAAVALYMDDALRLSREQGLAPEFIGWHSSHEAPADYRLKWREQEYRLDVLVHDGHVFTITQGGEKRVIDVSRNLEQEFHYVCDGVQGKARTAHDGDSVWIDAEGASYRYSDVTLAPAQAAAAGSDGRLLAHSDGKLVAVHVKPGDRVEKGQTLAVLEAMKMEFQLQLPVAGTVESVSVTAGQQVKNRQVLVVVKLRTA
- a CDS encoding enoyl-CoA hydratase/isomerase family protein; its protein translation is MMQLPECKSLLLNLEGGVLHMTFNRPESRNAMTPELLGEIGAVFEAIRESAVRAVVLRGAGGHFCAGADLKGMMAGGMKPPAPGEVDPIVGMNRSFGVMLRQVSAAPQVVIAVCEGAVLGGGFGLACVSDIAFAHAEAKFGMPETTRGLPPAQIAPFVVERIGLTQARRLCLTGAQFRGAEALRLGLVHEGFASEEELQGRLRDTLAQVMNCAPRANALTKQILLNVGKLEMDAVLDDAAQKFAACVRGPEAPEGIAAFMQKRQPAWAKQ